The following are encoded in a window of Bradyrhizobium guangdongense genomic DNA:
- the waaF gene encoding lipopolysaccharide heptosyltransferase II, whose product MNQDSQLSEDADRSDTRPILIVPYMWIGDFVRNHTVVRVLKERWPNRPVDLLTTSLCAPLVDYMPGVRKGLVWDLPRGRLAVARQLGLAKLLRERNYGTALVLPRTWKAAIAPALAGIPERVGFVGEFRFGLLNRWRWGEKKLPRFIDKNAALAQPDGAPLPAEWPVPQLRVPTEEIARWREAHGLSTRPAVALAPGSVGVSKRWTYYPEAARLLVECGLDVWVVGGPAEKGLAQKIVAAGGPGTAGGPEVRDLTGNDLRNGVLAMAAAGVAISNDSGLMHIAAALGTPTMGIFGPTSPYLWAPLNGLAATIVQNKSVLSCQPCQSTICKMNDHRCMRDIAADEVVAIAQRVLGEAAQ is encoded by the coding sequence ATGAATCAAGATTCGCAACTTAGTGAAGATGCAGACCGGAGCGACACCCGCCCGATCCTGATCGTTCCCTACATGTGGATCGGCGATTTCGTCCGGAATCACACTGTCGTGCGGGTTCTGAAGGAGCGCTGGCCGAATCGGCCGGTCGACCTCCTGACCACATCGCTTTGCGCCCCGCTGGTCGATTACATGCCCGGCGTGCGGAAGGGGCTTGTCTGGGACCTGCCCCGCGGCCGTCTCGCCGTCGCCCGCCAACTCGGCTTGGCGAAGCTTTTACGGGAGCGGAACTACGGCACCGCCCTGGTGCTGCCGCGGACCTGGAAGGCGGCCATCGCGCCCGCGCTGGCCGGCATCCCTGAAAGGGTCGGCTTCGTGGGCGAGTTCCGGTTTGGCCTGCTCAATCGCTGGCGCTGGGGCGAGAAGAAGCTGCCCCGCTTCATCGACAAGAACGCCGCCCTGGCCCAGCCCGATGGCGCCCCCCTGCCGGCGGAATGGCCGGTACCGCAATTGCGCGTTCCCACCGAGGAGATCGCCCGCTGGCGCGAAGCCCATGGCCTCAGTACCCGCCCCGCCGTCGCACTCGCCCCCGGATCGGTCGGCGTCTCCAAGCGCTGGACCTATTATCCCGAGGCCGCTCGCCTGCTGGTCGAATGCGGCCTCGACGTCTGGGTCGTCGGCGGCCCCGCTGAAAAGGGTCTCGCCCAGAAGATCGTCGCCGCTGGCGGCCCCGGGACCGCTGGCGGCCCAGAGGTCCGCGACCTCACCGGCAACGACCTGCGCAACGGCGTGCTGGCTATGGCCGCGGCCGGCGTCGCCATCTCCAACGATTCAGGCCTGATGCACATCGCAGCCGCCTTGGGCACGCCCACCATGGGCATCTTCGGTCCCACCAGCCCCTACCTCTGGGCGCCCCTCAACGGCCTTGCCGCGACCATCGTGCAGAACAAGAGCGTGCTGTCGTGCCAGCCCTGCCAGAGCACGATCTGCAAGATGAACGATCATCGCTGCATGCGGGACATCGCGGCGGACGAGGTCGTGGCGATCGCGCAGCGGGTGCTCGGGGAAGCAGCGCAATGA
- the rfaD gene encoding ADP-glyceromanno-heptose 6-epimerase: MLLVTGGAGFIGSNVVAALNDAGRSDVVVSDLLGNDGKWRNLAKRQLVDIVPPAELLDWLKGRKLDAVIHLGAISATTATDGDHVFETNFRMSMRLLDWCTAGAVPFIYASSAATYGDGETGFDDDASVSALKKLRPMNLYGWSKHMFDLAVAGRVANGDPLPPQHVGLKFFNVFGPNEYHKGSMMSVLARRFDDVKAGRVVQLFKSHREGIADGDQRRDFIYVDDVVRVIMWLLATPAVSGLFNVGTGKARSFKDLMLAAYAALDSRPNIEYVDMPEQIRGAYQYFTQSKVDRLHRAGYNGGFTTLEDAVKAYVGDYLDRPDRFR, from the coding sequence ATGTTGCTGGTGACCGGCGGAGCCGGTTTTATCGGGTCGAATGTCGTGGCCGCGTTGAACGATGCCGGTCGCAGCGACGTCGTGGTCAGTGATTTGCTCGGCAATGACGGCAAGTGGCGGAATCTCGCCAAGCGCCAGCTTGTGGATATCGTCCCGCCGGCCGAGCTGCTCGATTGGCTGAAGGGCCGCAAGCTGGACGCCGTGATCCATCTCGGGGCGATTTCGGCGACCACCGCCACCGACGGTGACCACGTGTTCGAAACCAATTTTCGCATGTCGATGCGACTGCTCGACTGGTGCACGGCGGGCGCGGTGCCGTTCATTTACGCCTCCTCCGCGGCGACCTATGGCGACGGCGAGACAGGTTTTGACGACGACGCTTCGGTCTCCGCATTGAAGAAGCTGCGGCCGATGAATCTCTACGGCTGGAGCAAGCACATGTTCGACCTCGCGGTCGCCGGGCGCGTCGCGAATGGCGATCCGCTGCCGCCGCAACATGTGGGCTTGAAATTCTTCAACGTGTTCGGGCCCAACGAGTACCACAAGGGCTCGATGATGAGCGTGTTGGCGCGCCGCTTCGACGACGTCAAGGCGGGCCGCGTCGTGCAGCTGTTCAAGTCGCACCGCGAGGGCATCGCCGACGGCGATCAGCGCCGCGACTTCATCTATGTCGACGACGTCGTGCGCGTGATCATGTGGCTGCTGGCAACGCCCGCGGTGTCTGGACTGTTCAATGTCGGCACCGGAAAGGCGCGCAGCTTCAAGGACCTGATGCTGGCCGCCTACGCCGCGCTCGATAGCAGGCCCAACATCGAATATGTCGACATGCCCGAGCAGATCCGCGGCGCCTATCAGTATTTCACCCAGAGCAAGGTCGATCGTCTCCACCGCGCCGGCTATAACGGCGGCTTCACGACGCTCGAGGACGCGGTGAAGGCCTATGTCGGGGATTACCTCGACCGGCCCGACCGCTTCCGCTGA
- the rfaE1 gene encoding D-glycero-beta-D-manno-heptose-7-phosphate kinase, which yields MPTPILDFDALAQTISGRTVLCIGDIMLDEFVYGEVSRISPEAPTPVIAAQRSELHIGGAGNVARNVASLGARCIFVGLVGEDDAGARLKAALADHAGIESVLVCDPSRPTTRKVRFVSEHFSTHMLRADWEQAQPASEEVETKLIEAILPQIARADVVLLSDYAKGVLTARVIRHTIDAARQAGKTVIVDPKSLNWAIYRGATLLTPNRKEFAEATRSRADTPQSIVDASEDVMRLADCEAILVTQGEHGMTLVPRKGEAVHVPAFPVKVRDVSGAGDTVAASLAVSLAAGADWDTALRMASAAAAVAVGKQGTASVSAAELRRKILPHATLAAEEKVVSAPGALEDRLAEWKREGLRVGFTNGCFDILHPGHVKVLTAARAACDRLIVGLNSDASVRRLKGADRPVQDERARAEVLAALEAVDLVVIFEQDTPIDLITRITPSVLVKGGDYTREQVVGYDVVEAAGGTVVLVDILQGFSTTALVHRARGGGK from the coding sequence ATGCCGACGCCCATTCTCGATTTCGACGCCCTTGCGCAAACGATCTCCGGCCGCACGGTGCTGTGCATCGGCGACATCATGCTGGACGAGTTCGTCTATGGCGAGGTGTCGCGGATTTCGCCGGAAGCGCCGACGCCAGTCATCGCGGCGCAGCGCAGCGAGCTCCACATCGGCGGCGCCGGCAACGTCGCGCGCAATGTCGCCTCGCTCGGCGCGCGCTGCATCTTCGTCGGTCTCGTCGGCGAGGACGATGCGGGTGCGCGGCTCAAGGCCGCGCTGGCGGACCATGCCGGCATCGAGAGCGTGCTGGTATGCGATCCCTCACGTCCCACCACGCGAAAGGTTCGCTTCGTATCCGAGCATTTCTCCACGCATATGCTGCGCGCGGATTGGGAGCAGGCACAGCCCGCGTCCGAAGAGGTCGAGACCAAGCTGATCGAGGCGATCTTGCCGCAGATCGCGCGCGCCGATGTCGTGCTGCTGTCCGATTACGCCAAAGGCGTGCTGACCGCGCGCGTGATCCGCCACACCATCGATGCGGCGCGACAGGCGGGCAAGACTGTGATCGTCGATCCCAAGAGCCTGAACTGGGCGATCTATCGCGGCGCCACACTGCTCACGCCCAACCGCAAGGAATTCGCAGAAGCCACCCGCAGCCGCGCCGACACGCCGCAAAGCATTGTCGATGCAAGCGAGGACGTGATGCGGCTCGCCGATTGCGAGGCGATCCTGGTCACGCAGGGCGAGCACGGCATGACGCTGGTGCCGCGCAAGGGCGAGGCGGTTCACGTGCCTGCTTTCCCGGTGAAGGTGCGCGACGTCTCCGGCGCCGGTGATACCGTCGCGGCGTCGCTCGCGGTCTCGCTCGCCGCCGGTGCGGATTGGGATACGGCCCTGCGCATGGCGAGTGCGGCGGCCGCCGTCGCCGTCGGCAAGCAGGGCACCGCGAGCGTGAGCGCAGCCGAGCTGCGGCGCAAGATCCTGCCGCATGCCACGCTCGCGGCCGAGGAGAAGGTCGTGAGCGCGCCCGGTGCGCTGGAGGATAGGCTTGCCGAGTGGAAGCGGGAGGGCTTGCGCGTAGGCTTCACCAACGGCTGTTTCGACATTCTGCATCCCGGCCACGTCAAGGTGCTGACCGCGGCGCGCGCTGCCTGCGATCGCCTGATCGTTGGTTTGAACAGCGATGCCTCGGTGCGCCGGTTGAAGGGCGCGGATCGTCCGGTCCAGGACGAGCGCGCGCGCGCCGAAGTGCTGGCCGCGCTCGAAGCCGTCGATCTCGTCGTCATCTTCGAGCAGGACACGCCGATCGACCTGATCACGCGGATCACGCCGAGCGTGCTGGTGAAGGGCGGCGACTACACCCGCGAGCAGGTGGTCGGCTACGACGTCGTCGAAGCCGCGGGCGGAACCGTCGTGCTGGTCGACATTTTGCAAGGTTTCAGCACGACGGCGCTGGTCCATCGCGCGCGGGGAGGGGGCAAGTGA
- a CDS encoding O-antigen ligase family protein — MTALERQTTAHMLWRRFRSPAAWSETADLFAILTVVSLPWSTSLTAIFNAAFLVCMVPFLDLRAFLQSLMRPICAAPIALFLLALVGTLWSDAAWGTRLYAVGPTVKLLVLPMLLYHFERSTRGHWIFIAFLVSCALLSIMSWLVAFYPQLSLKPYDPLERGIFVKNYIDQSQEFTLCAVALAYPVMMLLREKRYWLAGLLGALALSFLVNMAFVVVSRTALVTVPIMLGVFALLHLRWRSIAMISAALIACAAIAWQASPQLRKTADTFSRDYRLYREEKLPTSMGERLEYWRYAAQFFVQAPLVGHGTGSTQGLYERAAKEPSWIPRVRVFPNPHNQTLHVAIQWGVIGIGVLYAIWLFHFQLFRGDGFAKWIGLLVVVQNVFTSLFNSHLFDFHEGWMYVIGVGVAGGMVIRMQRETAKVVEVGS, encoded by the coding sequence GTGACGGCGCTGGAGCGACAAACGACCGCCCACATGCTGTGGCGGCGTTTCCGCAGCCCGGCGGCGTGGAGCGAGACGGCGGACCTGTTCGCGATTCTCACCGTGGTCTCGCTGCCTTGGTCGACTTCGCTCACGGCGATCTTCAACGCCGCGTTCCTGGTCTGCATGGTGCCGTTCCTCGATCTCAGGGCCTTCCTGCAATCGCTGATGCGTCCGATCTGCGCAGCACCGATCGCACTGTTCCTGCTCGCGCTGGTGGGAACGCTGTGGTCGGATGCAGCCTGGGGCACGCGCCTCTATGCCGTTGGCCCGACGGTCAAGCTGCTCGTGCTGCCCATGCTGTTGTACCATTTCGAGCGCTCGACGCGCGGGCACTGGATCTTCATCGCCTTCCTCGTGTCCTGCGCGTTGCTGTCGATCATGTCGTGGCTCGTGGCGTTCTATCCGCAGCTGTCGCTGAAGCCTTACGATCCGCTCGAACGCGGCATCTTCGTCAAGAACTACATCGACCAGAGCCAGGAATTCACGCTGTGTGCGGTCGCGCTCGCCTATCCGGTGATGATGCTGCTACGCGAGAAGCGCTACTGGCTTGCCGGGCTGCTGGGCGCACTGGCGCTGAGCTTCCTGGTCAACATGGCGTTCGTGGTGGTGTCGCGCACCGCGCTGGTGACCGTCCCGATCATGCTGGGCGTGTTCGCGCTGCTTCATTTGAGGTGGCGCAGCATCGCGATGATCTCCGCCGCATTGATCGCCTGCGCCGCAATCGCCTGGCAGGCCTCGCCGCAACTGCGCAAAACGGCCGATACATTTTCGCGGGACTACCGCTTGTACCGAGAAGAGAAATTGCCGACGTCCATGGGCGAGCGCCTGGAATATTGGCGCTATGCCGCCCAGTTCTTCGTACAGGCTCCGCTGGTGGGGCACGGCACCGGTTCCACGCAGGGACTGTACGAGAGAGCCGCGAAGGAGCCCTCATGGATTCCACGCGTCAGGGTCTTTCCGAATCCGCATAACCAGACGTTGCACGTCGCCATCCAGTGGGGCGTGATCGGCATCGGGGTTCTCTACGCGATCTGGTTGTTTCATTTTCAGCTGTTTCGCGGCGACGGGTTTGCCAAGTGGATCGGCCTTCTCGTCGTGGTGCAGAATGTCTTCACCTCGCTGTTCAACTCGCATTTGTTCGACTTCCACGAGGGCTGGATGTACGTCATTGGCGTCGGGGTCGCCGGCGGCATGGTGATCCGGATGCAACGGGAGACGGCGAAGGTGGTGGAAGTCGGTTCCTGA
- a CDS encoding nucleoside-diphosphate sugar epimerase/dehydratase: MTRLSHLTLRNFMIALHDLLATMAALFAAFYLRFEGGEGFYDRLPLLFRILPYFLAFSVVVFFIFNLTTTKWRFISLPDAMNIVRVATVLTVALLALDYIFVSPNVRGAFFLGKVTIVLYWFLEIFALSALRMAYRYFRYTRVRRHARNEDAAPTLLIGRAADAEVLLRGIESGAIKRIWPVGVLSPSSSDRGQLIRNLPVLGGIDDIEDVVADFTKRGKAIARVVMTPSAFEPEAHPESILMRARKLGVIVNRMPSLESGDAPRLTAVAVEDLLLRPSEKIDYARLEALIKGKAVIVTGGGGSIGSEICERVVAFGAARLLILENSEPALYAVTEALAAHGTGAAIEGRIADIRDRERVMRLMAEFKPDIVFHAAALKHVPILERDWSEGVKTNIFGSINVADAALAAGAEAMVMISTDKAIEPVSMLGLTKRFAEMYCQALDHELATGGSSAKPPMRLISVRFGNVLASNGSVVPKFKAQIEAGGPVTVTHPDMVRYFMTIREACDLVITAATHALGTQRPDVSVYVLNMGQPVKIVDLAERMIRLSGLQPGYDIEIVFTGMRAGERLHEILFASEEPTREIGVAGIMAAQPNEPPMQTLRKWIAALDQAIARDDRATIRTILKDAVPEFGSTAA; the protein is encoded by the coding sequence ATGACGCGTCTTTCGCATCTCACTTTGCGCAATTTCATGATCGCGCTCCACGACTTGCTGGCGACGATGGCGGCGCTTTTTGCCGCATTCTATCTGCGCTTCGAGGGCGGCGAGGGCTTCTATGATCGCCTGCCGCTGTTGTTCCGCATCCTGCCCTACTTCCTCGCCTTCAGCGTCGTGGTGTTCTTCATCTTCAACCTGACCACGACGAAATGGCGCTTCATCTCGTTGCCCGACGCGATGAACATCGTCCGCGTCGCGACCGTGCTGACGGTCGCGCTGCTGGCGCTCGACTACATCTTCGTCTCCCCCAATGTCCGCGGTGCCTTCTTCCTCGGCAAGGTGACGATCGTCCTCTACTGGTTCCTCGAGATCTTCGCTCTCAGCGCCTTGCGCATGGCCTATCGCTACTTCCGCTATACCCGGGTGCGACGCCATGCGCGCAACGAGGATGCCGCCCCGACGCTGCTGATCGGCCGGGCCGCGGATGCCGAGGTCTTGTTGCGCGGCATCGAGAGCGGCGCGATCAAGCGGATCTGGCCGGTCGGCGTGCTGTCGCCGTCGAGCTCCGACCGCGGCCAGCTGATCCGGAACCTGCCGGTGCTGGGCGGCATCGACGACATCGAGGACGTCGTCGCCGACTTCACCAAGCGGGGCAAGGCGATCGCGCGCGTCGTGATGACGCCCTCCGCGTTCGAGCCGGAGGCTCATCCGGAATCGATCCTGATGCGGGCACGCAAATTGGGTGTGATCGTCAACCGCATGCCCTCGCTCGAGAGCGGCGACGCGCCGAGATTGACGGCGGTTGCCGTCGAGGATCTGCTGCTGCGGCCGAGCGAAAAGATCGACTATGCGCGGCTCGAGGCCCTGATCAAGGGCAAGGCGGTGATCGTCACCGGCGGCGGCGGTTCGATCGGCTCGGAGATCTGCGAGCGTGTCGTCGCCTTCGGCGCAGCGCGCCTCCTGATCCTGGAGAATTCCGAGCCGGCGCTCTACGCCGTCACCGAAGCGCTCGCCGCGCACGGCACGGGAGCCGCGATCGAAGGGCGGATCGCCGACATCCGCGACCGCGAGCGCGTAATGCGGCTGATGGCCGAGTTCAAGCCTGACATCGTGTTCCACGCGGCTGCTCTCAAGCACGTGCCCATCCTCGAGCGCGACTGGAGCGAGGGCGTCAAGACCAATATCTTCGGCTCGATCAACGTGGCCGACGCCGCGCTCGCCGCCGGCGCCGAAGCCATGGTGATGATCTCGACCGACAAGGCGATCGAGCCGGTGTCGATGCTGGGCCTGACCAAGCGTTTCGCCGAGATGTACTGCCAGGCGCTCGATCATGAACTCGCGACGGGCGGCAGCAGTGCGAAGCCGCCCATGCGGCTGATCTCGGTCCGATTCGGCAATGTGCTGGCCTCGAACGGCTCGGTGGTGCCGAAGTTCAAGGCCCAGATCGAAGCCGGCGGCCCGGTGACGGTGACGCATCCCGACATGGTCCGCTACTTCATGACCATCCGCGAGGCCTGCGACCTCGTGATCACGGCGGCCACGCACGCGCTCGGCACACAACGTCCCGACGTCTCGGTCTACGTGCTCAACATGGGCCAGCCGGTGAAGATCGTCGATCTCGCCGAGCGCATGATCCGTCTCTCCGGCCTGCAGCCCGGCTACGACATCGAGATCGTGTTCACGGGGATGCGGGCGGGCGAGCGCCTGCATGAGATCCTGTTCGCCTCCGAAGAGCCGACCCGCGAGATCGGCGTTGCCGGCATCATGGCCGCGCAGCCGAACGAGCCGCCGATGCAGACCCTGCGCAAATGGATCGCCGCGCTCGACCAGGCGATCGCGCGCGACGATCGCGCGACCATCAGGACCATCCTGAAGGATGCGGTCCCCGAATTCGGGTCGACCGCGGCCTGA
- a CDS encoding glycosyltransferase family 4 protein gives MQPQHKIVGKIVVASQHYPPDPSTTAAIMAEIACRLATEHEVEVLSGSGVLPAPQTGAGKPRVIAVRNRMAGKAALVRRGLSELLFVLRIFGALLRRLRRGDVVLTVTAPFMLPYAVAAAGWLKGARSALIMHDLFPDVLVMAGLLKPRSFVAGVMRAANSLMFRALNAVITIGRDAERPLLSYSGMTRNKIRFIPNWATLVPSVRPVTPDNPFRKRLSGRFIVGLSGNLGFTHDPEIVFEAARLLEDEAQIHFLLSGWGIGFERLKQLQAGANLSNVSFVARVEDSELEAFLAAADLWIIPYRKDVAGVSVPSRFYNLLAVGRPVVLVSEPEAEAALTVVENGLGWVVTPGRADQLAAAIRAASASGDGALAERAVKAASKFDRSVAMNAYAAVIDELLHNPNLKEQR, from the coding sequence ATGCAGCCGCAACACAAGATCGTCGGCAAGATCGTCGTCGCGAGCCAGCACTATCCGCCGGATCCGAGCACGACCGCGGCGATCATGGCCGAGATCGCCTGCCGCCTCGCCACCGAGCATGAGGTCGAGGTGCTGTCGGGCTCGGGTGTCCTGCCGGCCCCGCAGACCGGTGCAGGCAAGCCGCGCGTGATCGCCGTCAGGAACCGGATGGCGGGAAAGGCGGCGCTGGTCCGTCGCGGCCTCTCCGAGCTGCTGTTCGTGCTGCGCATCTTCGGTGCGCTGTTGCGGCGCCTGCGGCGCGGCGACGTCGTGCTCACCGTCACGGCCCCGTTCATGCTGCCTTACGCCGTCGCGGCCGCGGGCTGGCTCAAGGGCGCGCGCTCGGCACTCATCATGCACGACCTGTTTCCCGATGTGCTGGTGATGGCGGGCCTGTTGAAGCCGCGCTCGTTCGTGGCGGGGGTGATGCGGGCCGCCAACAGCCTGATGTTCCGCGCGCTCAATGCCGTGATCACGATCGGCCGCGACGCCGAGCGCCCGCTGCTCAGCTATTCCGGCATGACGCGGAACAAGATCCGCTTCATCCCGAACTGGGCGACGCTGGTGCCTTCAGTGCGGCCGGTGACGCCAGACAATCCGTTCCGCAAGCGACTTTCGGGGCGCTTCATCGTCGGGCTGTCAGGCAATCTCGGATTTACCCATGATCCCGAGATCGTGTTCGAGGCAGCGCGTCTGCTCGAGGACGAGGCGCAGATTCACTTCCTGCTCTCCGGCTGGGGCATCGGCTTCGAGCGGCTGAAGCAGTTGCAGGCCGGTGCGAACCTCTCCAATGTTTCCTTCGTGGCGCGGGTCGAGGATTCCGAGCTGGAGGCGTTCCTCGCCGCGGCCGACCTCTGGATCATCCCGTATCGCAAGGACGTCGCCGGCGTGTCGGTGCCGAGCCGGTTCTACAATCTGCTGGCGGTCGGCCGTCCGGTCGTCCTGGTCTCCGAGCCCGAGGCCGAGGCCGCGCTGACCGTGGTGGAGAACGGGCTCGGCTGGGTGGTGACGCCCGGCCGCGCCGACCAGCTCGCCGCGGCAATCCGTGCCGCGTCCGCGTCGGGCGACGGTGCTCTCGCCGAGCGCGCGGTGAAAGCGGCATCGAAGTTCGACCGCAGCGTTGCGATGAATGCCTACGCAGCCGTGATCGACGAGTTGTTGCACAATCCGAACCTGAAGGAGCAACGATGA
- a CDS encoding NAD-dependent epimerase/dehydratase family protein: protein MSESRRVVLVTGASGFVGRHVVPDLVREGWSVRRAVRSPEGRDDEVVIETIGADTDWTPALEGVDAVVHLAARVHHKHEEHAVQLYRNVNIAGTLHLARSAANAGVRQFIFVSTVLVHGRSNEGRPPFSEDDILTPRGLYGMSKAAAEAGLRTLARNSDMKISVVRPPLVYGAGAKGNFALLTRAVNLGLPLPFAAIRNHRAFVAVQNLSSFILHRLGHSDPASNFEIFLVADREQVSTPEFIERLAKASGKSPRMFGISPKLLGSLFGLLGRQDAHDSLIGSLELNVSKAIATGWQPKVSLDEGLRLALAAQEA from the coding sequence ATGAGCGAGAGCAGGCGAGTCGTGCTGGTCACGGGAGCGAGCGGCTTCGTCGGCCGCCATGTCGTGCCTGATCTCGTGCGCGAAGGATGGTCGGTTCGCCGAGCGGTTCGCAGCCCGGAGGGCCGCGACGACGAGGTCGTGATCGAGACGATCGGCGCGGACACTGATTGGACGCCCGCGCTCGAAGGCGTCGACGCCGTCGTCCATCTCGCCGCGCGCGTGCACCACAAGCACGAGGAGCATGCGGTCCAGCTCTACCGCAACGTCAACATCGCGGGCACGCTGCATCTGGCGCGTTCTGCGGCGAACGCTGGCGTGCGCCAGTTCATCTTCGTCAGCACGGTTCTCGTGCATGGCCGCAGCAATGAAGGCCGCCCCCCGTTCAGCGAGGACGACATCCTCACGCCGCGCGGCCTCTACGGCATGTCCAAGGCGGCGGCGGAGGCGGGCCTGCGGACGCTCGCGCGCAACAGCGACATGAAGATCTCCGTGGTCCGGCCGCCGCTGGTCTACGGCGCGGGCGCCAAGGGCAATTTTGCGCTGCTGACGCGCGCGGTGAATTTGGGATTGCCGCTGCCCTTTGCCGCGATCCGCAACCATCGCGCCTTTGTCGCCGTGCAGAACCTCTCGTCCTTCATCCTGCACAGGCTCGGCCATTCGGACCCCGCGAGCAATTTCGAGATCTTCCTGGTGGCCGACAGGGAGCAGGTCTCGACCCCCGAATTCATTGAACGCCTGGCGAAGGCCTCCGGCAAGAGCCCGCGGATGTTCGGCATATCGCCCAAGCTGCTGGGCTCGCTGTTCGGCCTGCTTGGCCGTCAGGACGCGCATGACAGCCTGATCGGCTCGCTCGAACTCAACGTCTCCAAGGCGATCGCGACGGGGTGGCAGCCCAAGGTGTCGCTCGACGAGGGCCTGCGGCTGGCGCTGGCGGCTCAGGAGGCCTGA
- a CDS encoding MraY family glycosyltransferase, whose amino-acid sequence MSALITWTSRPLLQRYALARPNARSSHRIPTPQGAGIAVISATLIVALAWAVSANLTIPLVLVVATIVIALVGFADDIVSLPVLVRLVLQAACVGAVVFTAPDDARIVPTLPLALERGLIVLAGIWFVNLVNFMDGLDLMTVAEVVPVAAGLLLLGLLGELPWPAVLIATALCGAMLGFAPFNRPVAKVFLGDVGSLPIGLLLGWCLLELAWRGQAAAALLLPAYYLADATITLFRRIARREQFWSAHRSHFYQRATNNGFTVPRVIGDVFSLNVVLAALAVLSVRSGSMTVTLLALVGGAIAVAFVLRRFSRPQAS is encoded by the coding sequence ATGTCGGCGCTCATCACCTGGACCAGCCGGCCCCTGCTTCAGCGCTATGCGCTGGCGCGGCCGAATGCCCGCTCCTCGCATCGCATCCCGACCCCGCAAGGCGCTGGCATCGCCGTGATATCGGCGACACTCATCGTGGCATTGGCATGGGCAGTCTCGGCGAACCTTACGATCCCGTTGGTGCTGGTCGTTGCGACGATCGTGATCGCGCTGGTCGGATTCGCCGACGACATCGTCTCGCTGCCGGTGCTGGTACGGCTGGTGCTGCAAGCCGCCTGCGTCGGCGCCGTGGTGTTCACCGCGCCCGACGATGCGCGCATCGTGCCGACACTGCCGCTCGCGCTGGAGCGCGGCCTGATCGTGCTCGCCGGCATCTGGTTCGTGAACCTCGTCAACTTCATGGACGGGCTCGACCTGATGACGGTGGCGGAGGTGGTGCCCGTCGCCGCCGGGTTGCTGCTGCTCGGGCTGCTCGGCGAATTGCCGTGGCCGGCGGTGTTGATCGCAACCGCCTTATGCGGCGCGATGCTCGGCTTTGCGCCGTTCAACAGGCCGGTCGCCAAGGTGTTTCTGGGCGATGTCGGTAGCCTGCCGATCGGACTTCTGCTCGGCTGGTGCCTGCTCGAGCTCGCCTGGCGCGGACAGGCTGCCGCCGCACTGCTGCTGCCGGCCTATTATCTCGCGGATGCCACCATCACGTTGTTTCGCCGCATCGCCCGGCGCGAGCAGTTCTGGTCGGCGCACCGCTCGCACTTCTATCAGCGCGCCACCAACAACGGCTTCACGGTTCCGCGGGTCATCGGTGACGTGTTTTCGCTCAACGTCGTCCTCGCCGCGCTTGCCGTCCTCTCCGTCCGTTCCGGTTCGATGACGGTCACGCTGCTCGCGCTTGTCGGAGGCGCGATCGCGGTCGCTTTTGTGCTGCGGCGGTTCTCCCGCCCTCAGGCCTCCTGA